Sequence from the Methanosarcina siciliae T4/M genome:
GATAATCAGTATAATTGCTATGCCTGTTGTGCTGATCTTTTTCTCAGCAGCTTCAAGAGGCACGTGTACTTTCATGTTATCTGAAAAGGCGGTTTCTCCGTCTTCATCAACGTATTTTACCTCGCTATCAATTCCATAGTTTTTTACGGTAGCGTCACTGGTTGCAGCGATTTCGAAGCTGGCAGTCTTATTCTCTCCGGGCCCTATGTCGCCGAGCCTAACTATGGACTTCTCCGTACTCAGGGGGCTCATTACGATTATTCGGGCCATTGCATCCTGTGCTACCCTTTCTCTTGTGTTCGTATAGGTGACCTCAATGACTCTATTTTCTCCCTGTTTTAGGGTGCCTTTAACCTCTGCTACCTCTAACTTCGGTTCGCTTTTTATGGAAACGGGTATTTTGAGTGTCTCTGTTTTTGTCTTGTATTCTCTGGTATATTCCGTGTCCGTAAGCCCCAGATTTGCTACTGCCCCGGTTGCAGTCCGGACATTCGCCTGGTAGTCATAGCTTACAGGCAGGAGGAGTACATAATTCCCGGCAGGGGTATCGCTATCGACTTTTATGGTGTATTGAAGCATTGAGGGATGCCCTGTCTCAAGCTCTTCCACATTCTGGAAATTGGTAGCGGATTCAACCTCAATGTACTCTGTTTCGGAAACAAGGTGGGCATTAATGTTTTTTGCCGTTGTGCATTCTTTTTCTTCTCCCATCTCCTCCACTGCAAGCAGTTCTTCAGAGGAATCACTAACCCAGGTCTGATTTACGTTCAGCCTCTGAAATCCTTCAATCACTCCCTCATTCACAATTTTGATCTGCAGGGTTGCAGTCTCTCCCCTGTTTAACTCGGGGTCTCCTATGACTGATGCCTGAAGGACCGGCTCTCCGTAACTCCTGTAATAGTCTACGGTGTACCCATAGTCAGGAATAATGAAGTCTGTTTCATCATCCTCCCCGAAGGCTGGAAATGCAGTGATTGAGACTATTAACAGGATTAATACAACTATGGAAGTTTTTCTCAGTATTTTCTTTCTGGTTTTTCCGGGTGCTTGAATCATATTTCTGCCCCCTGAATTTGTTTTTTGGTCTCTTTTTCTACCGTTGCGGCTCCTTTTCTCCTGTCCCTCCAGGTATCAAGCAGGACTATAAGCGGGGGGAAGACCACAAAGGTTGCCAGGAGTGCCAGCAGGACATCTATAACCGTAACTTTTCCGAAATTGCTGATCATCGGGAAGGGGGACGCGACCAGGGCCAGGAACCCAAACACGGTGGTGGCTCCTGAGGCAATGATTGCAGTTCCTATTTTGGAACTGGTCATATGGATCGCTTCCATAGGACTTGCTCCTGCATCCTTTTCTTCAAAGTAGCGTTCCATCATGAGGATGGCATACTCGGAACCCACCCCAAGAATCAGAGCTCCAAGAGTTGCTGTCATGGGTGTGTACTCTATGTTCAGGTAGTACATGACTCCTCCTGACCAGCCGATCACTATAAACATGGGGATGATAGGGACTATTGCCTTCAGCCAGTCTCTGTAAATCACATAAAGTCCTACCAGTACAAGGGCAAGCCCGAGGAAAGTCATCGCTACTCTCCCGCTTGTAAGGGCGGTAATGACCTCTGTAAACACAACGTTGTTTCCGGTAACTGTGACAGTCGTTCCCGGTGGGGCAGGCATCCACTGCATGTCCTGCTTGACAATATTTGTCAGTTCCTGGATTCCTGTTATTTTTATGTCCGCAACCGCATTTCCTATATTGAAGTTAAGAAGGAGCATGTTCTTCCCGTACATGTAGCGCTCTTTCTGCGCTTCCGGGATCTCGGCATAAATATCTTCTATTTCCTGACTTGTGTCGGGAATTGTGCCTCCGTTCCTTTCCTTTACCAGGGATACGATGCTTGAAGCACTGTGAATATGGTCTCTCCCTGCTACTTCATGTTCGGAGAACTGGTCCATCCATTTCAGGACATCCGGGTTGGCTGTATCCTCAACCTTGATGATAAGGTTTAATTCCTCAGTTCCTCCCATGACATCTCCCATATGCTGGAGATCTACAAGGGCAGGCATGTCCTGCGGCACGAAGGTCTCGACATCAGTTTGAATAGCTACGGACTGATCAGCATAAAGGCCCCCAATACAGAGCAGGCCCGCAATCCCTAATACAATAATATCGTATCTTATCGTCAGGTCCGTAGTTTTCTGGAGAAGTATCTCTTTGCTGTTTCCGGCTCTCTTTTTTTCCGGCTTTTCCTTTTTCCCTATCCCTGCCGGTTTTATCCTCTGAGCAACTTTCCTTAAAGGATTTTTTTCTGAATATTTGTCAAAGAGCGAGACTGTTACGACTCCTACAAATATGGACGAGAGGTAACACATAACAATACCTATCAGGAGTAGTTTTCCAAAGTCCCGGATCATTGGCACCGAGGATGTAAAAAGTGAAACAAACCCGAGTCCTGTCATCCCGAGGGCTATTAAGACAGCAGGTCCGGTATTTTTTATGGTTTCTACAACTGCTCTTCCTTTATCCTCGTTTTTGTGCAGTTCTTCTT
This genomic interval carries:
- a CDS encoding efflux RND transporter permease subunit yields the protein MQGAQKIEMASGTETFVGKDSPLYQDYDHLYQKIFQTQSIVVMVEGNEVKNAELMKAVDRLDHQLQSTEGVIETTSPASLIKTVNYQMTGRYVIPETDEEIESIIDQNPDVFSQIIPDDTHMLISVVMAGSASDTAQEDILHATEDAVSFAEFPPSYNIIVTGDPAFMVNMNTEMNSSMGLLLGLSGIFMVIVLFFVFRHVRWGLLPLPVVLLGIVYTFGAMGYIGIPLSMVSMAAFPVLIGVGIDYAIQFHNRLEEELHKNEDKGRAVVETIKNTGPAVLIALGMTGLGFVSLFTSSVPMIRDFGKLLLIGIVMCYLSSIFVGVVTVSLFDKYSEKNPLRKVAQRIKPAGIGKKEKPEKKRAGNSKEILLQKTTDLTIRYDIIVLGIAGLLCIGGLYADQSVAIQTDVETFVPQDMPALVDLQHMGDVMGGTEELNLIIKVEDTANPDVLKWMDQFSEHEVAGRDHIHSASSIVSLVKERNGGTIPDTSQEIEDIYAEIPEAQKERYMYGKNMLLLNFNIGNAVADIKITGIQELTNIVKQDMQWMPAPPGTTVTVTGNNVVFTEVITALTSGRVAMTFLGLALVLVGLYVIYRDWLKAIVPIIPMFIVIGWSGGVMYYLNIEYTPMTATLGALILGVGSEYAILMMERYFEEKDAGASPMEAIHMTSSKIGTAIIASGATTVFGFLALVASPFPMISNFGKVTVIDVLLALLATFVVFPPLIVLLDTWRDRRKGAATVEKETKKQIQGAEI
- a CDS encoding COG1361 S-layer family protein, yielding MIQAPGKTRKKILRKTSIVVLILLIVSITAFPAFGEDDETDFIIPDYGYTVDYYRSYGEPVLQASVIGDPELNRGETATLQIKIVNEGVIEGFQRLNVNQTWVSDSSEELLAVEEMGEEKECTTAKNINAHLVSETEYIEVESATNFQNVEELETGHPSMLQYTIKVDSDTPAGNYVLLLPVSYDYQANVRTATGAVANLGLTDTEYTREYKTKTETLKIPVSIKSEPKLEVAEVKGTLKQGENRVIEVTYTNTRERVAQDAMARIIVMSPLSTEKSIVRLGDIGPGENKTASFEIAATSDATVKNYGIDSEVKYVDEDGETAFSDNMKVHVPLEAAEKKISTTGIAIILIILIAIYQIVNMHRKRNKNDDENASGDENE